AAAATAGAAGCAGAAATAATAGACTTTTATGATATACCGCCATTGAAGGATACAGTTTACACGTTACAACAATGTGGTGAGACTTTTTTTGGTTATTACGTAAAAGAAGAATTATGCGGCGTCATTTCTATAAAAATAGAGAATGGTATAATCGATATACATCGGTTAATGGTACATCCTAAACATTTCAAAAAAGGAATTGCCAAGATATTATTGGATTTTATTGAAAACGACAATGAAGGATTGGAAACAATAATAGTATCA
This genomic interval from Lysinibacillus sphaericus contains the following:
- a CDS encoding GNAT family N-acetyltransferase; this translates as MIKKIDITNLKLAEEVLNIQIPSYKIEAEIIDFYDIPPLKDTVYTLQQCGETFFGYYVKEELCGVISIKIENGIIDIHRLMVHPKHFKKGIAKILLDFIENDNEGLETIIVSTGSKNTPAVTFYLKNGFSKTEEISITERLSLTSFKKDLI